Sequence from the Chanodichthys erythropterus isolate Z2021 chromosome 12, ASM2448905v1, whole genome shotgun sequence genome:
tatttgaGGACCAGCTTACATcttcttttaaaagtgacccTTGTCCAATATCTGCATTTACACTAATCATGCGAAACAACCCAAAGTAGACGTACTGAACCAAAAAAGGACGTAAATAAACGTCATGATTTGCAGTAGACACAGAAAAGATGATAAAACAAGCTTTTGTTTTCCGCACCATCTTTAAAGGACAGAAAACATTGgtctcttaaaggattagttcacttcagaatgacaATTTCCtagtaatttactcacctccatgtcatccaagatgttcatgtctttctttcttcagtcaaaaagaaatgaaggtttttgaggaaaacattccaggatttttctccatatagtggacttcactggggttcaacgggttgaaggtccaaatgtcagtttcagtgcagcttcaaagagctctacatgatcccagacgaggaataagggtcttatctagagaaaccatcggtcattttataaaaaaaaaataataacaatttatacactttttaaccacaaacgatcctctgcgatgtgccacgcattacgtaatcacgttggaaaggtcacgtgtgatgtCCCTGATGGATTCTGACTTCCGTTTGGATGCTGTCCTGTTCCAGTCTCCATAGGAACACATTGCTAAAATGTGGTAAAAAGAGCGACTGAATTACTTAAACAGAAACTTTCTGAACGTTAcagagtctctccatcagtgtcgactccggtttgaacaatgtaaggctgaacaccgttactgacaatcctcattttggctgcgtgagattctccagctttgttgttgttgagctgttaaagctccgccctcttctggagcagcagttcatttgcatttaaagggacacacacaaaaacggcgtgtttttgctcacacccaaatagagcaAATtttacaagctataataaatgatctgtgggggattttgagctgaaacttcacagacacattctggagacactagagactatattacatcttgtgaaaggggcattataggtcctctttaaatcCAGTTTATAGTTACATTATCAGCTTGAAAAATACACTAATTTGACTAAAAGCACTCAAGACTGGAAATGTAAAGGAAAATTTCACTTTGTGTTCATCATGGCTTCCATGTTCAGGAAAAAGAGGGATCGTGCACTTTATTAGGGAAGTAAAGAGGGTTGATTTGaagaataagtgtgtgtgtctgtctctctTTTATGACAGTCCGTTTGATCTCTCTCAGCGTGTGTCGGCAGgatgtgtgtgtaggtgtgtgtcaGGAAAGGCGAGGCGTGTTGTGTTTTGAGGGGTCGCGTGCCTCGCGGTCAGTAGGTCGCCACAGAAACAGGATGTGTACCTGAAGACAGATATTTCCACGGAAACGGGGAGCATAGCGCATCCACACGCGCTGGCGGGAAACGGATCCCGAGGGTCGTGAGGTCAGAGTGATGCGTGGAACGTTCCAGACGCCCAAATCATCCAAAAACCCTCACATTATGAACCGAGAGAGAGAGTTATGAGTGGTGTTTTCAAACTCTAGTAAGCCCTTAGTAACTCCCTAGCAACCCCTCACAACAGCAACCGTCCTCATAATCACTATAACAGCACTGGGCACTCATCATGTCAGTAAACACTCCTTTAATGTGTTTCCTGATGCTTTTCTGCTCTGACTTTCTCCTCCACATGTTCTTGTTCATTGAGAAGGGAGTCGTGTTTCTCTtgggtgtgtttgtgcattCCAGCCGAGGTTATccagtgaaacacacacacacactcacacacatccAGTGGGCAACATCTCTGAGCCGTTACGACACACTCGACCAGCTCAGTGTCAgtctctgaacacacacactcacacacacgtgACCTTTGAGGCTGGATTAGAGAGATCAACAGGTTTTAGTAAGAATATTTGTACCTTGTGATGTGATTTTAGGCTTCACTGACAGCGAAGCAAGTGCACACTGATCTCAGCGCTCTGCTTACTTTCTTTGCTCTGTGAAATATCACTGATTTCATCCCTTTTGCCATCTTTGAAATATTCCTCTTTTCTCACTCCATCGTTTACAAACAGAATGACAGtgagggagtgtgtgtgtgtgtgtgtgtgtcgcccTGATCTTAACTCTCAGACGAGCACAAGCAGCCAAAGTAAACTCATTAGAGCAGTGTGTGTGATTAGAGCGTGTTGAGAACATGTTAATGCTTTTATCTTAACCAGACGCTGATGTGTGACGGGATTCGGTCTGATTTGTCTGTCTAAACTGGAAGCAAAAATGCTGTATAACATAATGTTTAAAACAcgtttattttacttatttatttaaaaaaaggtacAGTGTACATTAATCAACATTCATGAATGTAAATATAGGCTAATCAAACATTATAAACAGTCCTTTAGAAAAGAACATACCAACTGTTTTTGACACGTTTAATTTCAGATTGAGCCAAGATGTGACTTTTGCCATAACATCTGTTAATTTATTTGCATCATCTTCTGCATTTTTTACCATGTGTGAAAAGGCTTATATAGTCAGCATACATTATGATACTTCATTGCTGACACACCAatcattaatatgcatgctaaagAGATCTGGGCCTAATATGGACTCTTGTGGAACAGCAGTTGATTGTGGAGCAGGATTTTGCACCAGTGAGATtaagggacagttcaccaaaaaaaaaaaagagcatttaaagaatgttggtaatcaaacagttgacttccatagtaggaaaaaaatgtgGATTAAAAAAATGTCTATCGTCAGCTATTGCCAACATTCGTCAAATGAACTTTTTtggtgttcaacagaagaaagaaactaataaatgatgacagaattttcatttgtgggtgatctaaacctttaaaggggtcatgaactgcgttgttttattgttttataatgtttcctggggtgcacttataatgttagtatgctttttacatcagaaattgtcataatttagaaataaaaggcatttttcctaccccgATTTTAGCCTCTGGTTTGAACGCTGtgaacgcccactgctgtgattggctgacatctttgcatatgaaaatattcaagtattactctctcttttagtgcgtttttactattacagatCTCAGCAAGAGATTCgttgaataaaacgggagttttgcacgtcagtcactgataaacttgcgttgtttgattgacaggcggtacttgctgccctttgacgtcatagatccccactttgAAAATCCTGTCGTTTactgggtctggtgtcaattaaagcttttattggactaaaaAAAGACCTCTtctatatcaaaagctcaagcaAAATTTGAGttctcagttcatcaccccTTTAATAGAGACCAAAcgattgatttttgtttttttgttgttgttttatcatGCTGTGCTGTTTATTTGTCTTCAATAGTGTGTCTGCGTCAACATTTGTGTTGTTCACttggtttttgttttatatacagTGTGCTGTAGCTCCTGTAACCCCACAGATCATGTTGTAAACTCCCATTTTTGAGGggaaggaaaaacatgctgtttttgtgcatgtgtctttaaatgcaaatgagctgctgctccctctcccctttccagaagagggcggagcctgtACAGCTTATGCCTCGGATACTCTGCCCtgtaaaatgaacaaaacatctGCTTGGTGTTCATTATTATCTATATCGCAGCCACACTCTTCATCTTGAAAGTTTATAATCCGCATGCGTTTTAAAGCTATATCAGTCTAAACTGATAAtttttctgagcgacacacCTGAAGCACGCGCACAGAAAGCTGCCTCTCAGACGGCACGTCCTGAGAGTATTACACTGCTCTTTCATGTCTTGTTGTGTTTAAACtgccaaaaacacacaaagttcacaaacaCACTGGGTTATAtctgtgaacgtaaacagcaggGACACAAATCacatgtgtatattagatctgtggcTCATTTGCTTCAAAAATCAAACTAATCCACTGCGTCTTCAGCAGCTCTGATGTCTGGATTAAATGATCTTAcatccaacaacaaaacaccTCAATTGCTTACGAGACATTCTTGTCGCTACAGAGAcaatggcggactgtgtacTCGCTCAGGGCGGGTCTATGCTAATACCGCATTGTCCATCAGCAgtcgtgggcggggcctgtgcaAAGTGACGTCACATTGCACAGAGAATGAAAACGGCTTGTTCTATgttttatggggattaaaaaagatatattttatcactatagggtggttgtgttcacacactACCAACACATTTATgttgaattttgcataataggtgctcTTGAATGTGTCCTCGCTGAATAGAAGTATTAATTTCCTTCAAAGGTCTACACCTCTCACGGGCCGACGGTCATCATGCCCACATGGTTCTGCTCCCGCGACTGGTTCCAGACAGTCGGTCGGTTTGACGAGGGAGGAAAGGTGAGGCTTTTCTGCTGAAACACACGTACAGCCCTCGAGTCGCCGCTGATctgaactctctctctctcagggcGTTCCTGAGGATCTGCTCTTCTTCTACCAGAGTCTTCGTCGCGGGGGGACTGTGGTCCGAGTGGACGAGTGTTTGCTGGTTTATCGGTATCATGAACATGCGGCAACACATTCTGTGCTGGAGTGAGTCGCTTAAAATCACTGATTATTATCATATTTTACAGATATGCAGCGAAATGGCATCAGGACGTTCTTCTGCTCATGTGTTTTATAACGATTTCAGCCGAAATCTTACATGAGTTAATAGAATTTATTAGTGGAAAATGTCCAGATCCTCATATTCTCACGGGTctcttcagtgtgtgtgtgtgttatctgtctctctgtggAATGGCTGGCATCTTCCCGCTATGAGTGTCTGGAATTCCACACATTTTCACGCCGTCTGTCCAACAGGCCACAGCTGGACGTCAAACCCCAGCGTCCTCTCattacgtgtgtgtgtgtgtgtgtgtgttcagggttgatttatgtattttagtgttttatgaTGTTCTCAGTTTAGGGACATACGCAGAATGAATGGAAAGAATGCTCTTTAAATAACCCAAAACCACAGTTTCTCCTTCCTCTGTCGTCCCTGAAGTCATGGATAGATGATCTTCATCACGCTCACCCTCACGTTTGTTAACTGTCTCTGTCCTCCTGCTCTCAGAGACACCATCTGGGATCTCCGCGTGGACTTCCTGCAGGAGCGAGTGCTCAGCCAATGGGAAGCGTTCACTATATGGAACGCTGGAAAACAGGGACGCAAACTCTACCGCAGCTTGAGTCCCACCAATCAGAAGAAGGTGACGGTTCAAAACACAGAGCGCTGGATATCTTCACAGGATTATAGATGTAATGTCAGGACACACTGGAGAGGGactttaaaatacttaaatgatatttaattcaataataattaatttgttattaaactattaattaactaattaactattattattaataattataatgattACTTAAATACTACAAGAGAGTTaaacattactaaaataaataattgattaaaatgacttaataatatattattaattagttAAAATACAGAAGGGtcttaaaatacttaaataataataatttaaaataattaaaattaattaattattagttGTATTTAGTTAAAATACTAAAGGAACTTAAAATACTATTAATAACTAATTAAAATTGTATAATGATAATAAGTATTGTTATTAATCAGATAAATACtcaaatgaattaataattaaaagtattattatcaGCCAAAATAGTGAAGGGacttaaaatactaaaatataaattaattataataaatttaaataattaaaataattaaattattatttatataaaatactgtagggacttaaaaaataaataatcataactgattaaaaataataaattattattattattattaatattattgttgttgttatttttttgttgttaatacaataaatactaaattaaataatcataaaatcatcaaaaattattattattaaactattaattaaataataaactattattaataataactataataaataaactattttaaaaagtactaaaataaataataatttaaaataattaaaataaaatgaataatacatttaagggacttaaaatactaaaataaataatcatattgaatatataaaaataaacaataatattgaaataatgacaataataattaataatttgttaaaatactaaacagagataaaaaaaatacttaaataataattacaaataattaaaagtattattaattAGTTAAAATACAGGAGGGTcttaaaataaacttaaataaataactaattaaaaatgatcataaatgtataatgataataataattgttattaaTCAGATAaatactaaaaacaaataattaattaaaatgcttattaatcaaaatattaaatggatgaaaaatattaaaatacaaataaactataataaataataatgaaaaaaaaatttttaaataattaatataaatgaattattattttgtaaaaatattgaatggacctaaaataaataaataatcataactatttaaaaataatcaaatcaatcaattattattgttgctgaTTTTGTTGTTAATCcattaaatactaaaataaagtcatcaaaacattattattattattagggcaattttcaattctagtaACCCCTTATCAACTGCCTAATAACACCCCAGAACACCCATCCGAGCTGCAGTGATTGTAAGTGAATTaatatgtgaaatattaatttaattttgtctgtgtgtgtgtgtgtgcgcgcaggTGAAAGCGTTCTGTGACGTGGATGAAAACAAAATTCAGAAGGGCTTTTACACATACGAGGAGTCAAAGGTGAGAGACGTGAATGTGTCACTTCAGAACTCTATATAGATTATAATAAATCTTAAGATTGTTTATACCATCATGAAGCATTAGTCATAGTGTAATATAGGGATATGATCGGCAGTAGTAATAGTGCATGTTATATGTAATGAGAATAACTGCAtattaaacatgcatttttcaaTAATTGCATATTTGTAAACTtctttaaacattatttttagtTGG
This genomic interval carries:
- the b3gntl1 gene encoding queuosine-tRNA galactosyltransferase isoform X7, with protein sequence MRRIVGCKVCRVPEGSTERYTRWINSLSPEQLLTQVYTSHGPTVIMPTWFCSRDWFQTVGRFDEGGKGVPEDLLFFYQSLRRGGTVVRVDECLLVYRYHEHAATHSVLEDTIWDLRVDFLQERVLSQWEAFTIWNAGKQGRKLYRSLSPTNQKKVKAFCDVDENKIQKGFYTYEESKERPKPKIPILHFRNASPPFIVCVKLDMTHGVLEENLLSLQLKEGIHYYHFN
- the b3gntl1 gene encoding queuosine-tRNA galactosyltransferase isoform X6, translated to MRPQRVRLQHEAAAVNPTAIVGCKVCRVPEGSTERYTRWINSLSPEQLLTQVYTSHGPTVIMPTWFCSRDWFQTVGRFDEGGKGVPEDLLFFYQSLRRGGTVVRVDECLLVYRYHEHAATHSVLEDTIWDLRVDFLQERVLSQWEAFTIWNAGKQGRKLYRSLSPTNQKKVKAFCDVDENKIQKGFYTYEESKERPKPKIPILHFRNASPPFIVCVKLDMTHGVLEENLLSLQLKEGIHYYHFN
- the b3gntl1 gene encoding queuosine-tRNA galactosyltransferase isoform X8 produces the protein MPTWFCSRDWFQTVGRFDEGGKGVPEDLLFFYQSLRRGGTVVRVDECLLVYRYHEHAATHSVLEDTIWDLRVDFLQERVLSQWEAFTIWNAGKQGRKLYRSLSPTNQKKVKAFCDVDENKIQKGFYTYEESKERPKPKIPILHFRNASPPFIVCVKLDMTHGVLEENLLSLQLKEGIHYYHFN